GATCGGGAAAATCATGAAGGGGATGAACACGTTGGTGAGGCCAAGTACCGTCGCCCAATCGGTATAGAGGATGCCTAATGCGCCCTCGACGCCGAGCCCGTTCAGGAGCCGATTCACGAGCCCGTGGTCCGCGATCAGCAGCATCCAGCCATAACAGCGCACGACAAGGCTCACCAGGAACGGCACGATCAGTAGCAACAGGCAAAGCCGTTGATATCGCGTCCGCAAACCCACGACCCAGAGTGCGGTCGGAAACGCGACGAGCAGGCAGGTCGCGGAGGTCAGCACCGCGAACCAGACCGATCGGGCGAATATCCGTGCGTATCCCGCCTGCCAAACCCACTGGCCATCGAAATCCTGGTCGAACAGCAAGCGGGCGTAGGCCGACCACGAGTGCGCGTGCCAGTCGACCCCACCGAAATCAAGCGGCAGGCACGACGACACGAATCCAATGATCGCGATCGGGTATAGCACGCCCGTACCGATTACGAGCCACACTGCGGTCCTTCCCATAGAAAATCGAATCTCTCCGTTCGATCAAAACCGAATGCCATTTCGGCAGTTCTTTTCGTTATTGTGTCGACGACCCGAAGACACGAAGGCATTCTTAGCGAACGGCCTTCACACTTCAACCATGCAACCCAGACAAATTACGCCAAGGCTTCCGCTGTCTGCCGGCAGCCCGCCGTGCTAGTTGCAGCATGCTCCTGACCAGACTATCTCCTACCGGGAAACAAAGGTTGAAAATATCAGACAATCGATACGTAGTCGGTCACTTTGTCCACCTATCGCAATCAACGATCTCCCCATTTATTTGCATGCAGCAAACGATGGCCGACCCCGCGCCACGATTTTTCCACGCGTCATTTTGATATTCGCTTGGGCGACTACACAATTCGCGCCAACTAAGATAATCTTATCTCGAATGGGCGCAGAAATATCTCCTTAAATCATCACTGAAACTAAGGTGATACTGTCATTTTCTACAGGCAAACCTGACGCATTTATGGCAAATCTCGACACCGAAAACTTCTTGATCCGGCGAATCGTCCCAAGCGACATCGGCGACTACTACGACATTCGATTCTCGGTCACTGAAAACCGCATCCATCCTCACCAGATACACCTGCTGCAGCGCGAAGTCGTCTTGGAGAACATCAACTCTTCAGGCGGGGCAATTTGCATCGATCGACGTTCAGGTGTTGCGGCAGGCGCAATGATGATTCTGATTACCTCGAAACCGATGATATCAGCGCTCTTCGTTCGCCCGGAATACCAGCGTCTGGGGATCGGCAAGGCATTGCTGGACCGCGCGATCGAAATGAGCCGTGCAGCTGGCGTGGACGTCCTTACGCTCGTCACGGATCCGGGCTCCCGAGCCGACACGTTCTATCAACGGCAGGGATGGACGCGGGGCGGTCTGGACGAGTACGGCACCCAGGTCATCTTCACCAAACGCATCTTGGACGGGCGCGATGACTAGGCGGCCGACTCTCGGGGCCGACCTTGCTAGCATGCGACCCGCGCCGCTTCACACGGCCATCATCGCGATCCGGCTTCTCCAAAAGCGC
This is a stretch of genomic DNA from Burkholderia gladioli. It encodes these proteins:
- a CDS encoding GNAT family N-acetyltransferase, with product MANLDTENFLIRRIVPSDIGDYYDIRFSVTENRIHPHQIHLLQREVVLENINSSGGAICIDRRSGVAAGAMMILITSKPMISALFVRPEYQRLGIGKALLDRAIEMSRAAGVDVLTLVTDPGSRADTFYQRQGWTRGGLDEYGTQVIFTKRILDGRDD